The Capsicum annuum cultivar UCD-10X-F1 chromosome 3, UCD10Xv1.1, whole genome shotgun sequence genomic sequence cctccactgacaccactcccaccttctcccgaataatttcattcctaaccctgtcggcccttgtgaatccacacatccaacgcaacatcctcacttccgccaccttcaattttcggatatgagaattcttaaccggccaacactccgctccatacaacatagcaggccggactgcaactctattgaatttgcctttcagcttgggggcaccttcttatcgtaTAAAATTCTCGAAGCGAGCAtctatttcatccaacctgccccaatacggtaagagacatcctcatctatctctccattttcctgaatcatagactcgagatacttaaaactatccctcttgcaaaccgcctgagaatccaacttcactaccacctcctcctcttgcctcgagtcactaaacttgcactccaagtactccgtcttggtcttACTCAACCTGAAACCTTTAGCCTCCAGGGTTTGTttccaaacctccagcttatcattaaccccttgtGGCGACTCATTAAGCAAAATTATATCATCcgcgaaaagcatacaccaaggcacctcgccttgtatatTCCGCGTCAGCACATCCATCACCTAAGTGaataaaaacggactaagagtttatccctgatgcaaccctgtcaagaccggaaaatgctctgaatctcctcccacTATCCTTACCCGAGTCTTCACTCCCTCATACATGTCTttaatcgctctgatgtacgCTACCGGGACCCccctcgcctccaagcatctcccaAGAACCActctagggaccttgtcataggccttttccaagtcaataaacaccatgtgaaggtCCCTTTTCCTCtttctatactgctctaccagtctccgcacaaggtgaattgcctcagtcgtggaacggccaggcataaaaccaaattgattctccgaaatagacacaatcttccttaacctccgctccaccaccatctcccaaatcttcatcgtgtgactcaacaacttaataccccggtagttgttgcaactctgaatgtcacccttgttcttatataaaggaatcatcgtgctccatctccacgcctcaGACATCTTTACtgacttgaaaatattattaaacaagTTGGTCAGCCACCTCAACCCTGACCCGCTAGAGAACTTTCAAAAATCTACCAGAATCTCGTCAGGCTCCATCGCCCtgccccttcgcatcttgcgaatagaCTCACTGACCCTTTCTACCTTAAAACGCCGATAAAGCCAAAGTCGCGACACACCCCGGAATGCTCCAACTCCTCTAACACACGAcctctgtccccctcatcattcaagagcttatgaaaatatgactgccatcttttcttaatgagggtgTCTTCCACCAGAACTCtgtcatcctcccccttaatgcacttcacctggtccAGATCACGACCCTTCAGCTCCCTAAccttggcaagcctaaacaacctcttctcCCCGTCTTTCTCGtctaaccccttatacaaactctcaaacGCTGCTGACTTAGCAGCCgtgactgctaacttagcctcctttttagctaacttgtactcttccctgctcacccgcttctcttcttcatccttactttCAACTAACTTAGCATAAGCCGCCTTCTTCGTCTCCatcttcttcttaacttctttattccaccaccaatccccccaatACCGGCCAGACCAGCCCCtcaaaacacccaacacctctctagccgaCTCCCTGATGCAACCAgtagccctatcccacatactgtCCACGTCCCCCCTGCACTCCTACACCCCCATCCCCTCCAACTTCACCCCTATCTCCAAAGCACCAACCGGAGTCAGACTGCCCCACCTAACCCTAAGCTGACCCTCCCTCCTCGCCTCATCTTGCCCTTCTTGATAACCCAGTCCATCACCAGGAGTCTATGCTGAGTCGCAAGACTAGAGTTTTGACTATCTATAGAATTAATTTGACTATTTATCCTAATTGAGACCACTTTGTATATGATTATTGCGCTTAATTTATTCGAAGGTAGTCTAGAGTTTTACACATATATAGAGCATAGATTTGagataaattatgaatcatgCATCATTTCTTGTTAAATTTAGCATCTTTGTTGGTTTCATCAAGTTTCAGAATTCATTAGATATCATTGTTCAATTGACATCCCAGGTCATTGGTGAAATTTCTGTAGCTGGTGCAACGTATAAAACAATGGAATTTGTCGGTACTGCTGTTGAAAGTTTAACAGTAAGTTTGTTGACTTCTCATTGGAAGTAACCGAGTTACATTACTCCGACTTATTAATATCTCCATGTGTTCATTTTCTAAAGATGGAAGAGAGAATGACGTTATGCAATATGGTTATTGAAGCTGGCGGAAAGAATGGTGTTATTCCAGCTGATAAAACAACATATGACTACCTTAAGGTAAGTGACAGGTCCAATTCAGCGTATAATAAAACGTCTGACTAGATGTCGTAATTACTCCCTTCAGTTGCTTGGTTGAGTGAAATACGGTCAGTTCTCTTGCTAATGAACATCTTTGTGTGTTCTGAACACAGGACAAGACTACTGTGCATTATGAACCTGTCTACGGTGATGGGAAAGCCAGGTATGCAAAACAAAAGACAATGGTATATAACTACCTGTGTTTTTTCTGTAAGCATTACATGTCTCCAATTTCATTTATGAAGGAGAGCCTTGGAGCAACAGTAAAATGGTCTCCGGGTTACCTGTAGGTCAGGGGTTCAAACCGTGGAATCGGTCATTGATGCTTGCATCACGGCAGACTGTCTATATCACACTCCCTTAGGGTGCAGCCCATCCCCAGCCCTGCGGGAACACAGGATGCTTCGTGAACCGGGCTGCTCTTTTATTAGGGAAAAAAGTGTGTATTTGGGCTTCCTACCCCTTCCCTAGTTTCTCTGGTTTCACCTGCTAGAGCACTTTCATGATCGTATCCTTTTTGCATCAATCTGAATTCTGAATAAAGTTGTGGTTACCAACTTGATTCTCGTGACCACCAGTAAAGCATTATAATCAACTATGCTTGAGCATTCATGTAAACAATGTCCTTTTATGCATTTATCTTCTCTTCCATCTTTCTCATTTCATTTGTTGTTGATATACACAAGAGATTCATACTGAGGATATTTCTCAGATATTCTGAGAAAATTTGTCGCAGATTTATTCGCAACAGTACTGTTAGAGTCTGGAAAACAGTTGAACAAGTTAGGTTCAGTCTTAAAAAGCAGTGTCCATTATTCAACCTTAGTTTACTAAGATTCAGTTGAAATTCTggattttgtcatttttcattctATCATGTGACATTCAAAAAGACAAGATGTACCTGAGGGGCCTTTTTCGCTCAGAAGTTTGCTTAAACTTGGATGATGCATCATAGCTTTGTTGAAGAAATTACTTGGCATGTCtactatgatgatatttatgattgCCATAAATTCCAGATTTTTTGCGGAGTACCATTTTGACATCTCAAAGTTGGAGCCCTTAGTAGCAAAGGTGGGTCATAATACTTTTTTGACATATACGTCATAAGTGTCTTGTTTGTCTATATGAtcttcaatatttatatttttttcttttatgacttggagccttggagtaattggtaaagttgatgCCATGTGACccggaggtcacgggttcaagccttggaaatagcctctggcagaaatgcaaggtaaggctgtgtacaatatacccttgtggtggagcccttccccggaccctgtgcatagcgggagctttagtgcaccgggctgccctttttaggAGTTTTCCAAATTTCCCTACAAATAAAGATGAAGTACTTTCTATCTTCTCGTTAACTCTCTTTCCTGCTGGTAGCACATGAAAGAAAATGTTGCTTTTCTGATGTTCAACAAACACTTCATTGTAAAAACACCATAGACTTATTTAAGTCAGCTTGAAATAgcctaatttttttaatgtacTCTTCAGCCTCATTCTCCTGATAATCGTGCTTTGGCAAGAGAATGCAAAGATGTCGAGATTGACAGAGTATATATTGGATCTTGTACCGGTGGAAAAACAGAGGACTTCATGGCGGCTGCCAAAGTTTTTCTAGCATCAGTAAGATGATATCTCTTTCTCAAACTTTCACTATGCCTATGAAAAGTATGTCTATTCTGTTTATATGCCTAACTTGCTGTTGATGCACAAGAGGCCCCAAAATGCATATCTTGTACTTTGCCAACTAGATCATATTCCTTTGATTTATAGTTGAATAAGCATTTTGTGCTTAAAATGATGCTTGTGACGGAAGCTTGGGATGTGATATTTCTCCAACTTTTCCAGACCATCTTCGAAAAATTGAACAGACCTTCCGGAACAATGCCGGTTTTATAAGGGCAGCCAATTCTTTTTACCATATATATCTGTAAAATTTTGTTGCTTGTTGCATCTTTGTGGCTAACGGAGTTTTGCATCATTGTAGGGAAAGAAGGTGAAAGTTCCAACATTTCTCGTTCCTGCTACTCAGAAGGTTTGTGCTCTTACGTCTTCTTCTTTTAGATTTGGACTCACCTTTATCCAAAATGAACGTTATGGTGTTGTACCATATGATGCAAAAATTTGCAATGTTTCAGGTCTGGATGGATTTATATACTCTCCCAGTTCCAGAATCTGGAGGTAAAACATGTTCACAGATTTTCGAGGATGCTGGATGTGATACACCGGCAAGTCCTAGTTGTGGTGCGTGTATGGGTGGCCCTAGAGACACTCATGCTCGGTTGAACGAACCTCAGGCAAGTTTCACTTTTTTTAGTAGTAAAAAGTTGTTATGATTACCAATCTTGCATTTCTTTTTCTGAACCCCATTAGAATTTTTAGCCTCGCACCGCTACATTGTACGATTTCGcccaaataaggaaaaaaaatcaactaGTTTAAGATTGAGATGTAGTTGATTGATGGATTGATCGAATGTTCTTATAAGATTAGCTCATTTTGGTTATGGCTAGTTGTTTAAGTTACTTATATTAACAACAAAGTGGAAGTTTATCGCGCTATTGCAATGTGGAACATCTTTGAGCTGAACAAACAATTTGACTTTGCAGGTCTGTGTCTCAACCACAAACAGAAACTTCCCGGGACGAATGGGTCATAAGGAAGGTCAAATTTATCTTGCATCTCCATATACAGCTGCAGCATCAGCATTAACTGGTCACGTTACTGATCCCCAAGAGTTTCTGCAGTAACATGCTTGATTATTCATCTTAAAACTCGCTTAAGCTTGAACGTTTGTTCGTATTCCTTAGGGGACTTTTGTGCTTCAATAAAATAAGATTGACAAAATGCAGGTTTCTCTAGTTCTCTACTTCTCTTAGCTGTAGTTACATTCATTTACTCGTGGAAAGTAAAAAGACTAATGTGTCATCTAAAAGATTAATGTCTCAATATTTCCCTAATGTTAAGGGTATGTCTACTCAAGATGTTGGTTTAATTGACATCTTTAAATCCCCCCCGCCCTCACCGGCTTAATGTCGATCCAAAAGTAATTGGTAACTTAGTTGAATGAAGAAAAGGAGCTGCTACTCCAAAGGTCAATATTATGTTGTTGACAGGATAAGACTTCTGTGCCTTGTGAACCTGTTTACAGTGATGGAGGAGCAGGTATTCATCACTGTATACATAATCCTTATGTGTCATAATTTGAATAGACTATCATTCTAGTGTGCCTTTCCTGGGTTGGAGTAACttgtaaagttgctgccatgtgacctgaaggtcacgggttcaagccatGGAAACAATCTCTTGCAAAAATGCTAAGGTAAAGCTGTGTATAATAAACACTTGTGGTTCGACCATTTCTTGGACTCCGTGCATAgtggaagctttagtgcaccgggctacccTTTCATTTCGGCCTAGTGTGCATTTTTATGTGTTTGTCTTGGTCTGAATTACTTAATACTTGAAGTACCactacattcaatatattttgcaAAATCTTGAGTGAAAAGAATCACTTGATAATATCACAGGGCACAAAGAGGATAGAAGAGGAAGATAAACATTTAAGCTCACTTCATAATATGTTGAAAAACTTCTCTTACACACCGCTACTAAAGGGGCTTTTATAGGAGTTAATAGAGCCTTCTAGAATAACACCTATTAAGTACTTTCACACGCATAATTGAATCTAAGCACATTGATACCATAATAGTATACCTAGATAAAACAAAAGATCATGCACCTAGAGTAACACATTTAAGTTTTCTATTGCAACATACCCTCTTAAACTGAAGTTTACTATTGCAACATGCTCGTTGTGTACGCTTTCACAACTATAAGGAATCCATTCTCCATACCTCGCAACTTGCTAGGCACATGCCTGTAATGTGTTACCACGGTTCCCTTGTCCAAAGCCTCCTCCGCTGGCCACGACCACCATGGGCAGCAGTGCCACGTCCCGAGCCCTGCTGTCCACCTGCATTATGCTCACCGGCCCCTTCAGTGTCAGCAGCATCAGCTCCGGGTCGTTGTACACCATCAGCTCCACCTGCCTGGCGTGATGCCACACCATGTGCAGCCTCTTGAGTTGATACATCCACCAATCTGGCAACATCGACCTCAGAAAGTCCTCGCACAGCTGCAGTCCTGACAGCGCATCCACCGAATGTTGCAAGCTAAGCAGCACGATCAACAACTATCTTCTCAACACCACCAGTCGTACGCTCACCAGCCTCTTTAGTGTCAGCAGCATCAGTTCCAAGTCGTTGCACACCATCAGCTCCACCTGCCTGACATGATGCCACACCATGTGCAGCCGCTTGAGCTGATACATCCACCAATCTGGCAACATCGGCCTTAGAAAGTCCACGCACAGCAGCTGTCCTGACAGCAGATGCACCGAATGTTGCAGCCTGAGCGGCAACTCCCAACGACTCACTAACCTTCACGTCTCTGGTAGGACCATCAACAACCATCTTCTCAACACCATCAGAGTTGAACACGACAGTGCAACTTGTCCCAGGAAGGGCTGAACTATAAAAGGCCCTGCGTCCCAGTTTGAGCTCATCAGCTTGCGGATTCAATTCTGTGTCCAACATGTGCTTAATGTCGATATCATACTCACCCAACACCAACGATATGAATTTACTCTCCTCTAAGGTAAGGCTGTCAATGCACACCTCACCCAGTGGATTGCACCTATTATACCTAACCTTACGTAATGTGTCACCAACTCCCATCACCCAAGCATATGCTTTGATCATCTGATACTGTTTCAAAATGCCATTGAGCCGTTGAGTAGATTCAAAGTCAAAGTTTCTCAACTCATGCACCACAGCCCAGTTTCTCAACCCATGCACCACAGCCCATGTAGTGTTCCTACTAGCTGAGTAAGGCAAAGAATGCAGTAGTAGTGGTCTGAGAAATGAAGTCTCACCACTTCTTATACGATGTGCCATTTTAACAACCATGTCCTTCAGCTTTCCTACGAAAGACACTGGCATGATACAGTTTTTTATTCCATACCACTCCAGCAGCAAGGAGTTGTCCTCCTGAATATCTGACCCCAACCCGTAATTCAGTAGATTCAAGACAACGGATCGTTCAAAGTACCATCAAAAGGGCAACCTAGATTTACAAAATAACCTGATTCTTCTATGAAGTTGTAGGCACCGAACTGTTCTATTAAGTTGTAGCAACTCATTCGTAACATGTTACTCAACAAGTAGTCCACAACCACACACTTACTAGTAGCATAGTACCCACTGTTTCTCAGTACGACAGGGAACTGTGCATCCAAACTGTCAACAGCAGTGCTAATACTACAGCTTCGAGGATAACTCACGGTGAAGCACGTCTGATTCCCCCATTGTGAGACATCACGCAACATCCCAGGTACCCCACGGAAGTCTCCTATCACCTCGCGTAAATCATCAAGGGCATGAAACTTGATTGCAATATTCAGCAGGTTCATCCACTTCATATCAGGACTACCATACTCCATGTTCTGTGGGAGTTGGTAATTTATATCGTCTGATATAAACGTAACATTATCTTTGGACATTTTTATATTATTGTAAATGTTTGCTGGCCTATACCGCCTTGTTGGAAACTCACAGGACATCTCAACCAGCAGAGCCACCTCATTCGGTGAAAAATGAGCCACATCAATAACAATGTCTTCCATCATCAACAGGTTCAATTTAGAATCTGGTGACACACCAGCAACCAACTCTGCTGTGGTATAGTTGTACCTGTACGAATAGACATCTGATATGACAGCTAAGTTATATGCCATCAACATGAGATATCCCTTCAAGAACATGTGGCTCATGTCTGGTTTTCGCGCAGGCTTCTCACAGACAAATGTCATAGGTATGCCCGTTAAGCTGGCAGGTTGTATACCCGCCACAGCCATCTTCATTTTTTTACACAACGGGGCATTGTTAAGCACTTCCAACCCAGGCCTGCCAGAGCAGGCGACTCGCCTTCCCATGGGTTTCAGCTCAATTGTATGCTCCATCAAGAATGTCTCGTCATAGACTTTCGTTGATGAGAGATCCCCATTCCAGCGTCCACTCAGTCTATGCTTCGCTAAAGAAGTGGAGTTCAATTTGAATCCAAACAGCATGTCTGGACAACGAAACTTGTCTGCTGTAGCAACTTCACTCAACAAGTTCATCTCACCAATGCCAATTGTAGCATTCAAGTCGATATCAGACCTCCCACCTTTAGCTCCTGTCTGCCTGTAGATCTCCTCGTGATTTTGTGCCTCCGGGACACTCTCCATAAAGTCGAAGACATTCTTAAACTTAGACATCTTCCTACCAAACACAAATCAAGCAGTGATCAACAGTTGACAGTTGCAGCTTCCTTAATTCAAATGCTTATAAACCTTTAAACATGTTATGCCTGGCAGGGTTTATATAAGTGCTAATAGCCTTTTAGAATTAGACCTATTTGAGTACTTTCTTCACCCTTGAATCTAATCACATTGATATCATAAACGTTACCTAGAGAATACAAAAGATCATGCACAGATAACTGAACGACATGTTACTAAGAATCTAGAAATTTTGGTTTACAAGTAAAAGGGCAGCCTGGTACACGAAGCAACCCATAATCTGTAGGCCACGTGGAGACAATTTAAACGTTTTATTCCAAGTTTCCTCTTCATAGATGAAATTGGAGATACATGCTGCTTAGGTAATAAcatgaatatttatatatgaatgtattTGGTATTGAGAATGAAGAAGCTTCTCAACTTGAAAAGACTTGTATAACTTGAAGCAACTAAGAGAGACCATCACTTTTTTGTAACTCAAATCTTTTACATTAGCATGTGAtagaacaacaacatacccagtgtagatCCATCAAATcgggtctggggaaggtagagtgtacgcagaccttacgtCATCTACCTtagaggtgaggtagagaggttgtttccaacaGATTCCGGTTCAAAAGAAAAACAGTCTAGAAATAGACATAATGAAAGTACAAGAGACAATAATTAGTAACAAAAACGAATAGTAGCAGAATagtactacaacaaaataatactacaaacGAACTATACAAAACAATAGATAGTAAAACAAGAAACTATAAGATGCTTGTATCAGGTATATATCATCCTTCTTTACTAATGAATCAACGGGATGTGGTCTCAGGGTGCAAAGCTTGACAACGTTTACCCTCAAGATCCAAGCTATGATCACGAAATAACACTAGTTACTTCcccgttcatttttacttgttcagTATACTAAAGATAATTGTTcgaatttatttattcaatttgaaaaactaataaataatttatcattttgtatttattttactcATGTTATTAAATCCTATATTCATTTCTTAACTTTGTCGATTTATAATTaatatgggtgatatagtaaaattattcttTTGTTTATTGTTTCTTAAAGGTATGTCAAGTCAAATATGAACAAGTAACGATGGATGGAGGAAGTAACTTATATGTGTCTTAATTGATTGTTATCTACTTCCTCCATTTTAAAATAGTCGATCCTCGTTGACATGACAATctccttaagaaaatatttttaaggatttattttatcaaattaatcttattaattatgatttaaaaatataattttaagtttatacactttatttagacatttaataAAAGTATTAATACTAAAAGAATATAATCTAATTTATTGATTTCATAAAggtaaaattaaattgaaataaatattttttaaaaagaaattagcaattttaaaacggaggaagtaaAAATATACACCATAGCTGGTTAATTTATATGACAGATGTATAAGGTAAACCATGGgctaaatgaaattttttttttgtataaataacataaataccaactcttTTTGAGAGTAGttacactctctcccatttttttaattattttatcctctctccctattaatatacataacatagccgacatatacatagcattttgtgtatatgttgaaatttttgtaatatgtttagggagttgagattttttgtaatattaaaaacataagttgtgtatttatataatttttagtttctttttatggGTACCATAAATGAAATTGGTTTTGCAGACTTGCCTCACATATACTCAGAAACAAAAGTGTTATAGTAGTAGGTAACCTTCATGATCTTTTTGAGATAATTTGGAATTTCTTTTTTGGGTACCATAAATGAAATTGGTCCTGCAGACTTGCCTCACATATATATCAGAGATAAAAGTGTTATAGTAGTAGGTAACTTTCATGATCTTTTTGAGATAATTTGGAAGTGACACATAATATAGTTGGTGACTGAGAtctgaactcagatagtttcatcattGGGTAGGGCTCCTATTGTTGGGAAAAAGTGGAGAAAAAAGTAACAAAGCACAATGTATAGCGCATGAGATGTATAAAATACTTTAAGAACCTCCTAGAAACACTATGCAAATAAAAAAGCTTAATTATAGTTACTACTAATTTTATTGATGGGAGTTTTGGAGTAACAGATCAAGTTGTTGTCATTTGATGAGGAGCTTACGGGTTCAAGCCTTTCGGTAAAAATGCAAGGTAATGCTACATATAatatacccttgtggtggggtccttctTCGGACACCGCACATAGCAGTAGTTTTAATACACCGAACAATTctgttttttatatatataattagcatttcctccatcccattttatgtgtcgtcatttctTTTTTGGTCCGTTCTAAAAAGAATGTcacatttccttatttggtaattatttaaTGGCATCATTCCCATTTTAACCTTAGTGGGTCCTACTTATT encodes the following:
- the LOC107864577 gene encoding 3-isopropylmalate dehydratase large subunit, chloroplastic, translating into MASLSTNSTFLNKNVVSLSDLSPLYKFPTQNPRRRFSKKIVSVITQPSSRMPATTGSVKSWMTTTEKLLAKNSEKLHVVPGENLWVNVDVLMTHDISGPGAIGVFKREFGENAKVWDREKVVVIPDHYIFTADERANRNVDTLRDFCNGQNIKYFYDIKDLGNFQANPDYKGVCHIALAQEGHCRPGEVLVGTDSHTCTAGAFGQFASGIGNTDAGFVLGTGKILLKVPPTIRFVLDGEIPNYILAKDLILQVIGEISVAGATYKTMEFVGTAVESLTMEERMTLCNMVIEAGGKNGVIPADKTTYDYLKDKTTVHYEPVYGDGKARFFAEYHFDISKLEPLVAKPHSPDNRALARECKDVEIDRVYIGSCTGGKTEDFMAAAKVFLASGKKVKVPTFLVPATQKVWMDLYTLPVPESGGKTCSQIFEDAGCDTPASPSCGACMGGPRDTHARLNEPQVCVSTTNRNFPGRMGHKEGQIYLASPYTAAASALTGHVTDPQEFLQ